From the genome of bacterium:
GTCCGCTGACGGAACGACCCGGCGCAACGCAAGGATGCGAACCATGCTCCAGACCCTCAAGGAATGGTACTGGTCCATGAAGGACCCGACGGGGCGCATGTACCTGCGCTACAGCTGGGTCCGCAACTGCCCGGGACCTTATGGATTCAGGCTGCGCGCCGACGTCCTGCGCAGGCACTTCAAGACCTGCGGCGAGAAGGTGCGCATCCACGAGGGCGCTCGTTTCCGCAACGTGCACATGATCTCCCTGGGCGAGTACGTCACCGTGGGCGTCGACAACTTCATCCAGGCCGCGGGCGGCGTGACCATCGGCGACTACACGCTGCTCGGACCGGGCGTGAAGGTGTGGAGCACCAACCATGTCTTCGCCGATCCGGACAGGCTCATCCGGGACCAGGGCGCGGAGTACAGGGAAATCGTGATCGGCAGCGACGTATGGATCGGATCGAACGCCTTCATCATGCCCGGCACCAGTCTCGGCGACGGTTGCATAGTCTCGGCCGGCTCGGTGGTCGGCGCTAAGAAATACCCCCCTTACAGCATCCTGATGGGCAACCCCGCCCGCGTGATCGGCAACCGGAAGAAGCGCGCCGATGAGGGGGATTGAGAATCTCGACAGCCTGCTCGACGAGACGGAGAACGCCCCCCTGTCGGTCGTGCTGGACCACCTCGTCGCCGCCATCCCCGCAGGGCCAGACCAGCGCAGCCGCGTCGCCGAACTCGTAGACGAGTCGCGGGCCGCCTGGCAATGGCTGTTGGGCGGACGCCGCCGCGGCCACATCCTCCACCTGTCCGGCGGGTGGAACGCCGGCGCCATGGCCCTGGCGCGGGTCTGGGAGAAGGTCACCGTGCTCGAGGCGTCGGCCACGAGCCTGCGCGTGCTAGAGCGCCGGATCGCCGAAGAGGGTTTCCGCAACGTGGAGATGATCACGGGCGACTGCGACGGACGCCTGCCCTGCGCGGACGCCGTCTTCGACGCGGTCTGCTGGACGGCGGCCCCCGGCCGGCGCGTGCCCTGTTCCGCGCCGGACGGGGCCTTCGCGCTCGGACCGCTCCTGCGCGAGGCGGCGCGCGTCCTGAAGCCCGACGGGGAGCTGCTCCTGGGCCTGCCCAACCGCTGGCGCCGCAGCAGTCTCCTGCGGAAGGGCGAGCCCCCGCTCTATACCCTGCACAACGTCGAGCGGACCCTGCGCAGGGCGGGCTTCAACGTGCATTCGGTGCACGCCCACGAGAGCGAGTACGAACAGGAGCGCTTCTTCGTGGACCTGGCCGACGTCTCGGCTATCCGCGCCTTCCAGGAGCAGCACCCGGGGCGCGGCCGCCATCTTCCCGCCTGCTTCTACCGCCGCCTGGCCCCCCAGTACGCCGTCGTCGCCGGGACGGGCCCGGCCGAACCGCCCTGGCTCCGGGACGCCCTGCAATCCGTGCGGCGCCACCTGGGCATCCAGGACCGCGCGTGGACCGTTTCGCCACCCGCGGTGCAGCGCAAGGGCAAGCTGGTGTCCGTGCTGTCGCGGGACAAGCGGCCCGCCTGGATCGTGAAGATCCCCCTGCGCCCCGAGACGAGAGCCGGCATCGAGAAC
Proteins encoded in this window:
- a CDS encoding acyltransferase — translated: MLQTLKEWYWSMKDPTGRMYLRYSWVRNCPGPYGFRLRADVLRRHFKTCGEKVRIHEGARFRNVHMISLGEYVTVGVDNFIQAAGGVTIGDYTLLGPGVKVWSTNHVFADPDRLIRDQGAEYREIVIGSDVWIGSNAFIMPGTSLGDGCIVSAGSVVGAKKYPPYSILMGNPARVIGNRKKRADEGD
- a CDS encoding methyltransferase domain-containing protein, which encodes MRGIENLDSLLDETENAPLSVVLDHLVAAIPAGPDQRSRVAELVDESRAAWQWLLGGRRRGHILHLSGGWNAGAMALARVWEKVTVLEASATSLRVLERRIAEEGFRNVEMITGDCDGRLPCADAVFDAVCWTAAPGRRVPCSAPDGAFALGPLLREAARVLKPDGELLLGLPNRWRRSSLLRKGEPPLYTLHNVERTLRRAGFNVHSVHAHESEYEQERFFVDLADVSAIRAFQEQHPGRGRHLPACFYRRLAPQYAVVAGTGPAEPPWLRDALQSVRRHLGIQDRAWTVSPPAVQRKGKLVSVLSRDKRPAWIVKIPLRPETRAGIENARRVLSGLSAHLAADDILTDLLPGNLTRLDFEGMPLYVESVCRGKSWAGHRKRLPHVQDTDLQEVLVRLLQLDADDLGLPDASGALSRKLVHLSGLLALHAPELIDVMAAVGEKLDAAGRGRPWKLRKGDMTLSNIFLDGGRISGLIDWDESEASRLPLAAYADLLFSWLWQREGLRRADGLKMLVDGGLDDLPGALGVSEILSRLDCGPDDLIAGAMASWVDHAHYELVHPVFRYQPARVRGLLVEPCRALARVWGQRVASA